From the Companilactobacillus ginsenosidimutans genome, the window ACTATGTAGACAACAAATACCTAGATAGTAGTTTTTCAAAAAACTTGGTCATGATTTATAAAATAGATGATACCAAAAATGTATATCTAATCTTGAATACACCTGCCATTCTCAAAGGCGATACACTGTATCAACCTGCAGATGACGACGATGAACCACATGGAGATCCAATTCAAGATGACGTGTCATTTGACGACTTAGAATCTGAAGATGAAGAAACATTTAATGACGATATCAAAAATCTTTATGGCTTTGTATTTGAACTTAATTAGTTATTCATACATCGCCAGATAATCTTAAAAATTATTCACGATAAGTGTTTCCGCCACATCGAAATGATGTGGTTTTTTTATACCTTTATTATTTTAGAGAAGGGATTATATGATTTCTCTAAAAAAATCCCAATGTCAAATACTGACATTGAGATTTTCTATGATTTTTATTGATTTGCCATTGTATTGTTTATATCATCAAGAACAACTTGTCCATCTGAATCTTTACGGAATTTAAATTTAAAAACTGAGCCTTCTTTTTCATCGAAACGAATTTTGTAAGTTCTGTTGTTTACTCCTCCAAGTCTGTGATAAAAGCTGCTCTTAAAATAAATTAATTTCTTTTCTTGACCAGGTAGAACAATGACACTATTGTGTGCTTCTGGAGTATATGTAGCTAAATACTCTTTTGAATTTGTATTCTCTTGCCATGTGTCATTGATATATTTCTCTTGAGTTCTTTCGTCAATCAGTTTTCTATTTAGAATTGCTGGTGCATCTCCAGAATTAACTACAACCACTTTATATCCTTCGTTATCATCAGAATCATCCTCTGATTCTTGATTATTAACAACTTCAAAATACAGCTTAGGCTTCTTAACCTGCGTAACTCTAATAGCTCTATAAGCAAAATACACTGTTAGAACTGTAGCAATCGCAGAAATAAAATCCGAAATACTTCCCCATGAACCCATATAAATCTCCTCCATTATAAATATATTTATATAATGTATTATAGATTAAATAAATTATTTATCTAGGAGAATAAAAAATTTCATTCAGAAAAATTAGATATCAGTACAATTTCATTGATTTCATGATAATAAATTATTAATATGATACTATTATATGAGATTTTTCATATATGTTATCGGGGGATAATTCATGAATCAATATCAAAGGAACTATCAATACGATCAAAGAAAACGTGACAAAAAAACTATCATCAAAGTTATACTAATAATTTTTGTAAGTGTAGCTGTTGGTCGATTCATATTTAATAGTGGAAGTGGAACTGACAGCACTTCTGCTGACTCAATTTTTTCAGATTTCAATCCTTCATTCGTAAATTCTTCTAATGGTGGAACGGTTAAGATAACCAATGATGAGTATGCTGATTTACAAGAACGAGTTGTAAAATACGAAGCACATTTTGCCGGTATTGATGAAAGTTCAATCCCGTCGTCATTCTTTAAGCCCAATCAATTTACTTCACCATATGGTCCCGAGGATGTTTTCGAGAATGTCGCAGATAGTGACAAACTTTCAGATCAAGAATACGACTTGCTTCAACACGTTATGCAAACTAAGCTTGAGATTGATCCAGAGGATGGTATAGAAGCTGGTGATGTGGTTACTTTTTCAATCACCGATGACAGTTCTGATCCATACTTTGACGATATAACTAAAGATATTAAAGTTACAAGTCTCGAATAACTAATGAACACAAAAAATAGCCTTCCAAATCAACTGATTTGGAAGGCTATTATTTTATTCTCCAGCCACTAACTTAATAGCAGCATTAACATCATCTTTTTCATCTTGTATCAAACCAACACGGCTTTCGATGATACTGATATCCATCTTGATTTCTCGTGTTAGACCTGGTGTATTAATCTTTGGTTCAAAGAATGCTTTGAATTCTTGCAAGCGCTCTGGTGTGCGGAAGACGCTCATTGCTACTGTGATGTAGGTTGTGAATTCCATGTCACCACCTACTGTATCTTCGAGCCACTTCCAGTCGTTTCTTAGCCAATCCCAAGCTGCTTGTTCACCATCGGCGTTATTTAATACACCGCTGAACCAAGCACGTAGGTCTTGAGGTTTGATTGTGTCGGCGTCTTCGAATTTCTCGATTAGCTTGGCAATCAATTTGGCATCTTTGGTACTTGTGATGGCAACACATAAGTCCGACTTATAACTTGGGTCAGTTGTCTTACGATATTGATCCAACAAGTCGTTGAATAAGTCTTCGCTACCATAATTCTTCATTTCGTTTCTCAATACGAAAATACGAATATCAGCAGGTAGCGTTGCTAGACTGTCCTTATTTGCTTCGAATAATTCGTGAGCAGACTTCAATGCTTCAGGGTTTTCTGCATACAAGGCAGCATTCAAAATAGCTGGACGCGTCAATTGATCATCAATCGTCTCATCAGCTTTTTGCGACCAACCCAAACGTGTCAATTGCTTGGCACTCAAGTTGTTGTAGAGCTTCTTCAAGTTCTTCTCTTCATCAGTGTTTGGTGTGATGAACTTGCGCAGGTTGTAGGCAAAGCGATACATTGCAGAATTTACGACGGTCGACTTGTTGTCAGCAAAATGTTTGAGCAACGGAACGACTGCTGCGTATGACATTTGACGAGATTCAGCCAACAAACGCAAGTCTTGCAAAATGGCCATTTGCGAAATCGAATCGACAGTATCGAGATTGTCCATAATATCCATCAACAAAGTCTTGTCATAACGAACGATAAAGTGAGAATTGTTGCCGACATTAACACGGAAAGGCACACCGTTAGCCTTGCGCAACTCCTCATAGTTACCGAGGTCGACCTCTTTGTTACCGAAAATCTTAGGGGCAACATCGTAATTGCTGTTCAATGGAATCTTCCATGAACGACCAGCTTCCTTGCCATCCCCAATGAAAAATTGTTGTTGAGTAAGCTTTAAATTACCGTCAACTACACGTGCTCGGACGATTGGATATCCCGGTTGTTCGAGCCAAGTGTTCATGATTGATGCGACATCCATGCCGGCTGCTTCTCCGATTGCATCCCAAAGGTCAGAACCCTTAGCGTTGGCAAATTTGTGAGCCGCAAAGTAATTCTTCAAGCCTTCACGCAATGCATCGTCACCGACCAAAGCACGCATCATAACAAGCATACGAGCACCTTTGGCATAGACGATGGCACTGTCGAACAAGGCATCAATTTCAGCTGGGTCTTCAACATTAACGTGGACAGATTGAACTCCGTCGGTGGCGTCACGTTGTAAAGCAGCTGGTACATCAGTTGTTTGGAACAATTCCCAAACATTCCAGTCGGGTTCGATGGCGTCGATAGCAACGTATTCCATCATGTTGGCGAAACTTTCGTTTAACCAGAGGTCATCCCACCACTTCATTGTGACCAAGTCACCGAACCATTGGTGAGCAAGTTCGTGAGAAATAACAGTTGCAACTAATTGTTTTGTATCAAGTGCTGTGTTGTCAGGATCGAGTAGCAAGTATGCTTCACGATAAGTTACCAAGCCCCAGTTTTCCATGGCACCGGCTGAAAAATCAGGTAGAGCTAGTTGCCATGAATGTGGTAGTGGATAAGGTGTTTGGTAGAAATCTTCATAGAATTCGATTGAACGTTTAGCAATATCAAGCGCAAAATCTAGTTCCTTAGGTTCGTGAGCTTTAGTTGAAAATACTCCAACTTTAACACCACTCTTAGTAGTGGTTTGCTTGCTTTGAAGGTCACCGAATGCGAAGGCAATCAGATAAGTAGACATGCGAACTGTAGTATCAAAGTAGTGAATACCATTTTCAGTACGTACTTCTGGCATGTTAGCCAAAATAGTTTCACCAGGTTTTTCGTCAAACTTGATGGCAAGATCAAACTTAGCTTTTGCCTCAGGTTCGTCGACACTTGGGAAAGCTTGACGTGCGAAAGTTGTCTCAAATTGTGTCCCGATGAGTTCCTTCTTCTCGCCGTCGACTTCATAATATGAAGGATAAATTCCCATCATTGAGTCGGTCAATGGAGCTTTGTACTCGACTGCTAATGTTGTCTCACCTGCTTTTGGCAAAGTTATATTGATAACTTCTTTCTTGTTATCAACATTAAATGGAACATCGTTTCCGTCTGCTTGGACTGATGCGATTTCCATATTTTTTTGTTGAATGAAAATTTGTTTATCCTTGGCTTCACCGTCAATTACCGATTTACCAGAAATTTGTTTTGTTCCACGATTGATATCGATGAAGATATCGTAATGTGTGGGTTGAAATGTATCAAAAGAATGTGTAATTCCTGTCATGTAATCCTCCTAATAGTCCGTGATAGTTTTATTATACTGCTTTGTTGGTAAAACCGAGAATTGGGTTAAACGTTCTATTTAAAACTGGTTAAACATGCCGCCTGCGGAAGAAAACGGAAAAGTCGCTGCGGGACCGCCTGGAGCCTTGGTCTCCAGGCTCGGTTTTGAACTTCGCACGGACCGCGAATTTCAAAACTCGTCCTGTGGCGTTAAGGCTCTCGCCTTATCGCCACTTTCGCTGCTGACTTTTCCGTTTTCTTCCTCCGGCTCGGGTTGAATTAATAACAAGAGTTCTTTCATAATAAAACATATATCGTTCTTTGAATCTACATGTTATGGTTGCAGTGAAAAACAATTACAATTTTATTTTTTGTAATTGTTTTTCACAAAATGAATAACCCTAACAACGTTAAAAAAATAATCGGTTAGAAGATGAAATATTTGAACAATACTGCTCGTACACACTTGATTATATCTATAGGTTCTTTCAACAACTACCAAAGCACCGAATATCAAACAAAACGTGCTTTGGACTCTATGTCTACCAAATCTTTAAGACAAAACCCAGATGACATTGCAATCTTTAACGATTCGCTGAAAGGTATCGACGCAATTAAAAAAGTTGGATTCAGTGTGGGCGGAATTATTGCAATTAACACATCATTTGACTCACCCTCTGATGAACAACCAAAATTACCTGGACATCTTAGAAACGGAAACTACAATATGGATGATAGAACTGCAATCTTAGTTAGTGATAATAATAGTGATGCTTATTTTCCACCAAATATAGTAACCAAGTCCGATTTGAAGATAATCGTGGATAAATTCAATTCGTCTTCAAAATCGGAACGTGACGCATGGAGAGTTTTTGCTGAAGTTGCCAAGCTTCAACCATTTCAAGATGGCAATAAAAGAACCGCTTTAATTGCTGCAAATTCAGCATTTGGCGCTTTATCATCTGGTGATTATCTAATTTTGCCCACTAATGACTTAGATAGAGCTGAATTCACATTAATGCTAATGAGATTCTACAGTGCTCAAGACAATAAAACTGAGGACGTTGCTTTTGAAAGGATGCTTAACGTACTTCCAAACGAAAGTGATCGTCTTCAAGAATTATCACGTCCTATTACTAAAGAGAATCCAAATAAGCTTGCTACTAGAAAAATAAAATACGAATTTCGAGAAAAAAAAGAAGGCCCAGATATTTAAAAATATCTGAGCCTCTTTCTTTATTTAACTAACTTTCCAACAATTGGTAGCTTGGGTAAAACTGTCTTTTTATGTGGAGCATTTGGGATTACTTCTGACAAGTCATTTCCGGCCACATTGCCGTGGTGCTTGCCACCGGCCCATGGTTTTACGTTGGTCATATCGTAGACGACCCCGTCAATTGCTACATATGCTGGATTTCCATCTTGTCCGTTATACTTTTTCAATTCTTCTAGAGTGAATTCTTTTTCTGCCATAATATATTCTCCTCTTTTATAAAAAAATTATATCTGTGTCCATTATGACACGTTTATCAATCTATAAACAGGACGAATAATTCAAAATTGATTTGTATCAAGTTAATGATTCCTCATTCCAGTTATTCTTTATTCATCAAATGAAAAGAGGTATTACTAATGACTGAAGTTAAAGATTATTTAGATCAACACGAAGAAAAATTGGACTTTTTCACTAATGCGATAACAATTGCTCATGGTCAAAATCACCCTGAGGTATTTGATGTTCGCAAGGAATACTTGAATTTGAAAGATGCCGTTGCTGCTAATGCGGACTTAAATAAGAATTTTGATCAGCTACGTGAGACCACTAAAAATTACGCAATTCCTAATGATGTTTGCCAAACTTTTGAAGCAACTTATCACATGTTGAAAAATGCGGACGCTATTAATGCTCGTGGATAAACTAAAGGACGCCTTATGGGTGTCTTTTTTAGTAGCCTAAATCATGTTATCAGGTAAAACTTATTGATACTTTTTGTACCAAAATGAACTATTATGAAGCTAACAAAGTAAGAGGTACATACTATGGAAACTTTACAAATGATTAGTTCACGCAAGGCGATTCGCCAATATTCTGGGCAGATTTCGGATGACCAACTTCACGAGATTTTGCTGGCGGGCAACGCTGGTCCAGTTGGATTGGGTCAATACAATGACTATCACATCACAGTTATTCAGGGTCAACTACTCCCCACTAAAGTAGGGAGCTTGTAAGAACTAATGCAACTTATTACACTAGTATCACAATTTACCTAGATACACCGTTGCCTAGATATACCGCAGTATTTCTGGGTCTTACATAGTAATTACCAAGGTCTTTAAAGTCCGCAAGTTGCCAAACGGACAGAGCATTTTTACATTGCTTTAGCTAATATGTTTTTAGCTGCGTTGTAATCACGGATGTGATGTTGAGCACAGGCAGGACAAGTCCATGTTCTATCAGAAAGGGTTAGTCTTTCTTTACCCTTCATTACGTAACCGCAATTTGAGCACGTTTGAGTGGTGTACTTTGGATCAACTGCAACAAAGGTATTTCCATACATTTCTGCTTTGTACTCAAGCATTTGTAGGAATGTCCCCCAACCAACATCACTTATGCTCATAGCTAATGCATGATTTTTTAACAAGTTTTTACTTCTTAACTCTTCAGCTACTACCAGATCGTGGTTCTTGATGAGTGCAGTAGATGTTTCATGTAAGAAGTTGGTGCGACGATTACAGATTTTATTATGTAACTGGGCAATAATTACTCTTTGTTTTTGATAATTCTTTGAGTCAAGTAATCGTCGATGTTCTTTCTTAGCTCTCAGTTGTCTTCTTGAAAGAATTCGTTGTAGCTTGGCAAGTCGTTTCTTGCTCTTTCTGTAATATCTTGGATTATCTATAACATCTCCATGCGACGTTGTTAGAAAGTTTTCTGTGTTAAGATCAATTCCAATTGAATCTCCGGGTTTGTTGTAATTCTCAACAAAGGGAGTATCAGATGCCAATTGAAGTGAGATGTAATAGTTTTCAACAGCATCCTTAGATACTGTCACAGTTCCAATACGAATATCAGAATGGTTAACAATTAGCCTTTTATGGCTTCCGGATACCCTGATACGTCCAATCAAGGAAATATTAATACGCTTGTTATCAAGAAATCTGATATTACCATTGAATAATGACGGAGTTGTAACTTTTGAAGAATATCGGTTTGGTAATTGGAAACTTCCAGAGTGTTGTTTCTTGTGGAATTTTGGAATTCCCGTTGTATGGACCTTCATAAACATATTCCAAGCTGCCTTATAGTTTCGAATCGCCATACTAGTTACATCAGTACCAACATTGAATTTATTCAGCCAAGAACGAAGACCGAAAAGAAACTTAGTGCTATCCTTACGTTCAGTCAAATAATCGATTCGATCTTGGACTTGTTTGATGTATAACTTACATTTGTGTAGTTTATACAGCTCTCTATCGATGGCAACCATTTCATTATAAGCAAATCTGGAACCATTAAGATTGTACTCAATGATTCGTTTCTGTTTATCTGAAGGGTAACATCTAACTTTCACACCATAGTGGTACTGATAATCATTCATTGATTTACGCACCTTGTTACCCGTCCTTAGATAAGTAATTTTGAATATATATTATTCGATATCACTATCATATCAATGTGCGAACATATGTTCAAGAAAAAACTAAAAGGAAGTACTACAAACTATATTTTAGACAGGAAGTCTCATAAAACGATAATTCCTCCCAGCATTAAAATACTGGGTTTCCTTATCTTGAGACTCTTATGAAAAAGTTTTATCCGAGTTAACTGGGACATATGACGTACCGACCGTAATTTTGCTTTCGTCTTCGAAAACTAGTAACATGGAGTACATTTCAGCTGGTGCTGTGGTGCATGGAATGGAATTGGCAACTGAAGATCAAGGTGTGGGAGCTAACTATAATATGGCTTGCTTGAGTTCTATTCCAGATTCGGTTCTGCCTGATGGGTTTTCTCCATTATTTGCTTTGACATTGGGAACTACGATTGAGTGTTTTTCTCCAGTAGCCGGATCATTGGATAAGATTAAAACTGATATTTTGAAGTAATATGAAAAAAGTATCAACAACCAAAAAAATGGTCGTCGATACTTTTTCTTTGTCTAAATATTTAATTGTGAATAAGGGACAAATTCTTTTGGCGATTCGAAGTCTCCAAGTCTCTTTTGCAAATGGATTACATCAATCCATTGGTCAAACTTGAATCCTATTTTAGGTAGCAGGCCAACTTGTTTGTAGCCAAGCTTTTCATGAAATGCAATGCTTCCTGAATTTTGGCCGGTTACAATAGCAACTGAACTTGCTACATTTTGTTGAGCTAAAATTCTTTCAATTTCAGCATATAGAGTTTTCCCAACACCTAGTCTCTTGGCATTTTGATCAACATATACGCTAATCTCCGCTGCCCAATCATACGCCTGGCGTTCACTGAAACGATGAGCATATGCGTATCCTACTATTTGGTCTTCATTTTCGGCGACCAAGTATGGATAATCTCGTAATGTTTCGGTGATTCTTTGCTCGAATTCACCAAGTGATGGAACTTCATACTCGAAGGTAATCGTTGTTTCTAATACATATGGAGCATAAATTTTTAACAAGCTTTTAGCATCTCTAAATGTGGCTGGTCTGATTTTCAGCATATGTCTTCCTCATTATTTGTTGTTGAGAAAATCATACAGCAAACTCACCAATTTCTGTTCAAAAAAGGTTTAATCGGTCACATTTTCATGCCCATTTTGGCGTAAGAATCCATTCCCGCCATCCAAAGGTCTTCAGGTTTGATTCCTCGTTCCTTTGCGAAGGCGTTCATCAGCGTATCCATGTCCATCAACTTATATTTTGGCATAGGCTTGTCAGGCTCGAATGCTTGAATCTGCGCCATCATGCCACCGTCTTCGTGCTCGATAATGTGGCAGTGGTACATGTACAATCCTGGTAAATCGAATCTTACTAAGATGCGGACGGTTTCCCCTGGGTTAACGCCGACTGTGTCTTTGAAGCCTGTTTCGTTCGGATATGGAGCTTTTCCATTCCTGCTGATAACCAAGAATTCAGTGCCGTGCATGTGGAATGGGTGCACCATACCGGCGTTTGGGTCATTCGAGTTGACCACGTCCCAGTATTCAGCTTGCCCAACAGGTTGAGTCGCATCAATCCGTCCCATTTGGAATTTCTTGCCGTCAATCATGACCTTTTCGTCCATACCACTCATGACAACTTTACGAATAGGTAATTTAGGATCAACTTCAGGTGCTTTCACGGCGAAAAGTTTTGCTGGTAGTACCGAGTTATCTTTCTCAAAATCGTGAATCTTGAATTTCAACAAAGGTGTGTCGTCACTGAAAAGCGTAACCTAATCCCCCGCTTTATAATCCTTGAAATCAATCACGATTTCCATCCGTTCCGCACAAGTGATCATAACTTTTGTAAACTTAACAGGTTCTGGCAACATGCTGCTATCACCGGCAATTTGAGTAAATGGCAAGTCGTCAGACAAATGCAATCTCCATTCACGACGGTTGGAACCATCAAGAATTCTCAAGCGAAGTTTTTGCGTAGTGACATCAAAATATGGATTTACCGTCCCATTAATCATTGGCGTTGGACCAGTGACACCGTCAGGATTGTAGTCAGCACGATAATCGAGTTGATTGTGCTCATGGAATCTGCGATCTTGTAGCACGACCGGAATATCATCAACCCCATAATTCTGTGGAATTGGTAAATCTTTCGTGTGCTGGTCAGTGACCAATACCATCGTTGCCAATCCATGCCAAACTTGCTCAGCAGTTGAAGGACAAGGATGAGCGTGCAACCAAGTCGTGGCAGCAGGTTGATTCAGAGTGAAATCAATTTGTTTTTCTTCACCAGGATAAACTGGAGCATGGCAACCACCGTCAACATAAGGACCAGTGACAATCAAGCCATGCCAGTGGAAAGTCGTCAATTCTGACAGATGATTTTGAAGTGTCACATGAATATGTTTTCCAGCCGGAAAGACAATTGTTTTACCCAAAATAGAGTTGTTGTAACCCCAAGTCTTAGTCTTCTCACCAGGAAGAATTTGAGTTTCGCCTTCTTCAGCAGTAACAGTGAAATATGCATCTGTGTCGGTTTCTTTATCAGCCTTCAAAACAGGCGGAATAGCCAGTTTATTCTCAGGAACATCAGGAACTTTCAACGGAATATAAGCTCCGTCAATTGTGTCAAAAGCCTTCTTATCATAGAAATAATCAGTATAAATTTTTTCAGCCATGGTAGACCTCCTCTAACCTATAATTCCAGTTTAGCACCGAGATATATCATGTGTTACATAGTTCACAATAAAAAAAGGAACCCAAATGGATTCCTTTTCCGTATTCTTAAAATATCATTTATAGTCTGACGGCGATTGAATTACGCAAATTATTCATTAAGATGAGTGTTCTTATAATCTTTGGTTTGTTGCTTAGCAACAGTCAAATCAGCAAACACTAACGTCACGATCTTTCCAGGATTTTTGCTCCTTATTTCTTCCCAATCAGATGGCTCTGGTAAATCCACAACATCATTTATAACTGTACCAAGTGCATCTGATGCCATATACAATGCCTTAGGTAGTCCATCCCCAAACGTAATAATTTCTGGAAGGTCTGGAAATGTGACGTTGTAGACGCCTTTGCTATTAATTGAATCGTCCAAAATTGCTGGATAACAGACTAAGTTTTGTTTTTGCATTGGAGCCTCCAGGATAAAGTTCTAAAAAATCTGAGTATAATATTTATACCCTTTTTAGTTTCTTAGTGTCAAAGCATAAGGTACGATATAACAACTTAAATATGTGAAGATTAATCTCATGATTAATAAAAAAAAGTCGTATCTATTAGATAAAGACACGACATTCTAAATTATTCAGCTAATTTTGCGATAAATTGTGCAGCTTTTCTGCCTTGGTGAACAATACCTGAAATTGCGGTACCTGAACCTGGATAATATGGTCCAATCCAGCCTCCAGCATTAAGTCCAGCAGCAAACAATCCTCTAATTGGTTTATTGTGGTGATCAAGAACCTGACAATCCACGTTAATCTTCAAGCCACCAATAGCTCCAAGATTTGCCTCTTTGTTTTTGTATACATAATATGGAGCTTCTAATTCATGAATTCCGGTACGACGTCCAAACTCTGGATCAATTCCCTTCGAAGCATTGGCATTCCAGTTGCTCAATGTTAGTCGTAGATTATCGACTGGCACATCAATTAAACTAGCGAGTTCTTCAATTGAGTCTGCCTTCTGAACAACTTTTTTCTCAATATCCTTGGCTAAGGTCTCTTGAGTCCAAACACTGCCTTTTGCTGCCAATGAGTTATCATCGAAAATCATATATGTATGACCACCGAGCTGACTTTCTTGCTGGAAGATTGCACGATATGTGTACGCATATGTTGCATCCTCACAGACGAAACGTTGCCCATTACTGTTTACAAAAATTGATTGCATAGTTGGAACTCGGTCGTCTGTGGCGTTGCCAGTCTTACTGTCAAAGTCAATCGTGCCTCCCATTCCAGCAACTGCAGCTCCTGACATTTGACCCAAAGTAATTCCGTCACCGGTATCTGTAATCATTGATAGACAGGCTCTATCCTGCAGATCATGATATTGTTGAGCATTCAAATCTTTTGCCAAATCCTCATTGTGATCGATACTTGATGTGGCCAAAATAACACCTTTATTGGCACGAATATATCTGTCACCAGTTTCACGATTGCTAAGCACGACACCAACAACATGTTTTGTACCAGGGACTTGAACTAGTGAGACTACTGGAGATTCATAACGTATCTCAGCACCATTCTTCAACGCCGTCTTGAGCAATGTTTGAGTGAGGATAATTCCATCACCCATGCCACCACCGCCATCATAGACGTGAATTCTATCGGCAAAATCAGCATCCTTTACATAAGGAATATGACAGTGACCATAAACGGAAGTCCAATTGATACCTTGATTTGCTAGCCATTCAATATTCTTAGGTGCACCTTCAGCCAAATCTTTGACTAAGTCCTCGTTGATTCGGTTTTCACCTGCAGCAATCCATAAATTAGCATGTTTCTCAGTAGTATCATCTTGATATTTGGTAAATTTCTTCTGATAAGCAGTCCCAGCAGCTTGAATAACACCGCCAGAATAATTAGTGGTTCCTCCAGGAATACCAGCTTTTTCGCAAATCAGAACTGATAATCCGTCTTCAGCAGCTTGAGCGGCAGCGGCAAGTCCTGCACCTCCAGATCCTACGACAACCACATCGTAGGTATAGTCAAATTGCAACCCGTCACTGTAAAAAATTGGTGCACGTGTTGGCGATTTTTTCGGACGGTTAATTCCTTCATTATCGTCTGACTCACCAGGCACGTTTACTGAAGCATCCATTGCCTCAGCTTCACTCAAATCTCCATGATAAACTGCGAGCGCCTTTTTAACAGCCTTCCTAAAATTGGTTGTACTGGAAGAAGCTCCAGAAACTGCATCAATATCGGCAGTTTGATGTTCCCCCATCTTCCGCTTCATTCTATTAATGGCAAGTTCTCCAGGTGTATTAGAAGCAATATTCTCACTTTCAACTTTGGTAATCTTTCCATCTTCAATAGTTACAATTGCCGTAACAGCCCCATGGAAACTGTTAGCAGAACCTTTGTACGTTTGTTCAGACATAAGTATTTCCCCCTCACTCAATTGTGAACGCTTACTTAAGCTTAACATAGGTAAATTTTTCACGTAATGAGAGGATTTATCAAATAAAAAAGACATTCGAAAGTGTCAATTAATAAAATATCTGAGAACTTCATTTTTAGTAAGCGTCTGTCTAATTATCTTGACTTAAAATAAATAGATGCTACTGTGGAAATACAGGCACTAGGTGCCGACCGGATTCTATATCTGGTCTTATTGTTCTTTATAGTGACTTGATCACTGAGAGATTCTTTTGAATCTCTCTTTTTTTGTCCTAAAATTGAAGTTCATACTCAACGACTAATATTTTGATTTCTATTTTTCTACTAAAGGTACAAGCATTTCGCCATGAACTCCATCATCATCCTTACTTGTGATGAATGATGTGTTTGGGCCACCAACATAGGCGTATTCTTCCAAGCTTGGCAATACTTCACCGAATGCTGCACCTTCCAAAGCGTTATAAACACCCATTTGATTGTCAGCTGAAGCCTTGATCACTAGATATTTTCCTGCTGGAAACTCGATTAATCGCTGATCCTCTGCTGCTTCTGAATCATTAGCAACTTCGCGTCCAGCATAGTAGTGAAATTCTCCGTTGATTGCTTCGTTTACTGCGTATTGATTGTCGTTTAGACCATCTAATTTATCTAGTGCTTTGTCTGCATTGATTTTGTCCCAGAACGCTGACTTTTGTTGACCCATTTCTAAGTATTCACCTGTTAAAATTGTTCCTAATCCTAATACTGAAA encodes:
- a CDS encoding FAD-dependent oxidoreductase; this encodes MSEQTYKGSANSFHGAVTAIVTIEDGKITKVESENIASNTPGELAINRMKRKMGEHQTADIDAVSGASSSTTNFRKAVKKALAVYHGDLSEAEAMDASVNVPGESDDNEGINRPKKSPTRAPIFYSDGLQFDYTYDVVVVGSGGAGLAAAAQAAEDGLSVLICEKAGIPGGTTNYSGGVIQAAGTAYQKKFTKYQDDTTEKHANLWIAAGENRINEDLVKDLAEGAPKNIEWLANQGINWTSVYGHCHIPYVKDADFADRIHVYDGGGGMGDGIILTQTLLKTALKNGAEIRYESPVVSLVQVPGTKHVVGVVLSNRETGDRYIRANKGVILATSSIDHNEDLAKDLNAQQYHDLQDRACLSMITDTGDGITLGQMSGAAVAGMGGTIDFDSKTGNATDDRVPTMQSIFVNSNGQRFVCEDATYAYTYRAIFQQESQLGGHTYMIFDDNSLAAKGSVWTQETLAKDIEKKVVQKADSIEELASLIDVPVDNLRLTLSNWNANASKGIDPEFGRRTGIHELEAPYYVYKNKEANLGAIGGLKINVDCQVLDHHNKPIRGLFAAGLNAGGWIGPYYPGSGTAISGIVHQGRKAAQFIAKLAE
- a CDS encoding GyrI-like domain-containing protein, with the protein product MANYTIETKPAFSVLGLGTILTGEYLEMGQQKSAFWDKINADKALDKLDGLNDNQYAVNEAINGEFHYYAGREVANDSEAAEDQRLIEFPAGKYLVIKASADNQMGVYNALEGAAFGEVLPSLEEYAYVGGPNTSFITSKDDDGVHGEMLVPLVEK